One Tribolium castaneum strain GA2 chromosome 6, icTriCast1.1, whole genome shotgun sequence genomic window, GCCACAGCCAATATCAAAAGCACTGTGTGCCTTAGTGACGCAGGCGAGAAAAACCGCATTCAGAAGGAAATAAacgacattaataaattagacATTAGCCCGCGTGGCAATTTCGAAGAGAACGCGTTCGAGTGCTTCTCCTTGTACTTTGAAGCGGACGACGCGAATGAGTCGGGGGTTTACCGGGGATGCgtggaaaaaacaaaaactgtcATCTCCTCCTGCGATTATCTCACCGAGACGCTGAAAAACGGAAACGTCTCCAACTGCAAAACGTGTGCAGAGAACGAGTGTAACGTCCATGACGTGGGCGGCGGCGCCACCGGGGTGACGGTTTCCGTAGCCCTTGTTGTGCTAAACCTTGTAATTTGTCTGAATGTACTTCATTTTTAAACGcctattgaaataaatttttattacgtaaACTTAATTAATGTGTAGTTCTTTATCTTTAGGTAGATGTTTGATAGTTGTACATACAGTCAAAGAtatcgaaaaaaatcaaatggcACTGCAAATGGGGAGTCAAAGTGTACGTCctaaaattattatacagggggtttcatttttacagtgtagcttttaacatagttttttaaagggcaccccctgtatatttgtacatactaaaatttgcactttttaggctttatgaatcagtttagtttttgcaatttactttaaccgtTCAAgggttatttaattttttctacaatttagtgcgtttgcaggcacattattaaaaaatcgcagtgcccTTGGTTTTTGGGATATCAAGTTGGGACTCTGTCCGTAGGTAAACAAATGTCTGAGGTATTTTTTGGTGTCAAGACCATATATTTGTATAGTAGTATCACCttgctgtgacacattcactttggtaaattttgaaggaccataacttgatttttttaaatagcactctctgtattttattactaattattattcagcgtctcattttacatctttttatctttttagtttttttcaaaagttgatagttaaggagataatttggtttttctgaaaaatgcacaaaatctCTTAGATACTAATGTAGCGTgctatgaaaaacaatacattttgaCATACTAATGTCAAAATGGCATTTATAGTACATTACGTTTAGACTTTattgtgaaaatgaatttttcgcgTAAAATGCATACCTAGAAATCTTATCtagacataaattttaataaaattttgacaagaaattattaaataaaaatga contains:
- the LOC663706 gene encoding uncharacterized protein LOC663706 gives rise to the protein MNTRALFLLSVVAFASVKAELKCYDCEPHQSGCLSPATANIKSTVCLSDAGEKNRIQKEINDINKLDISPRGNFEENAFECFSLYFEADDANESGVYRGCVEKTKTVISSCDYLTETLKNGNVSNCKTCAENECNVHDVGGGATGVTVSVALVVLNLVICLNVLHF